The Synergistaceae bacterium genome includes a window with the following:
- a CDS encoding ABC transporter ATP-binding protein — MDEKITPLVSMKGINKIFYDSYANRDVDFDLMPGEVHSILGENGAGKTTLMNCLAGIYRPDSGTIEVGGRSVVLSNPRVAIANGIGMVHQHFMLVPVFSVWENMVLGLNDEPFSLNKSKIISMIRALSEKYGMKVDPEAKIWQLSIGEQQRVEILKMLYRGTKVLILDEPTSVLTPQETRELFFTLKNMTASGHGIVLISHKIEEIMEISDRLTVLRKGVNIGTVPAKGISKEQIAEMMVGHQLHGITLSPDRPAPGGTMLECSGICAKNDRNIPALTDLSLSIRAGEILGVAGVDGNGQDELCDVIAGLRVPESGRVIVGGKDLTGRCTRDFIGSGISYIPADRKGVGLIPNMNLEENMPLKNYWEPPVEIKKFFMDWKYISGFAEERVKKYDVSAPSMRAPVRVLSGGNLQKLMLSREISDDTKVIIAMQPTWGLDVGATEFVHQRLMEARDRGVAILLISKDLQELQSISDRIAVMYCGSVTGIIDDPQNTDAETLGLMMAGIKV, encoded by the coding sequence ATGGACGAAAAGATAACACCGCTTGTCTCTATGAAGGGCATCAACAAGATTTTCTACGATTCTTATGCGAATCGTGATGTGGATTTTGACCTGATGCCAGGAGAGGTCCACAGCATCCTCGGGGAAAACGGCGCGGGGAAGACAACTCTTATGAACTGCCTCGCTGGAATATACAGGCCCGATTCCGGAACCATAGAAGTAGGTGGTAGGTCCGTCGTGCTCTCTAACCCGCGTGTCGCGATAGCCAACGGGATTGGCATGGTCCATCAGCACTTCATGCTTGTTCCCGTCTTCTCCGTCTGGGAAAATATGGTCCTTGGGCTTAACGATGAACCCTTCTCCCTCAACAAAAGTAAAATCATCTCCATGATACGGGCGCTTTCGGAGAAGTACGGCATGAAGGTCGACCCTGAGGCAAAGATCTGGCAGCTTTCCATAGGAGAGCAGCAGCGGGTCGAAATATTGAAGATGCTTTACCGCGGCACGAAGGTTTTGATCCTCGACGAACCGACATCCGTCCTTACGCCTCAGGAGACACGGGAACTTTTTTTCACTCTGAAAAATATGACTGCGTCGGGACACGGGATCGTGCTCATTTCACATAAGATAGAAGAAATAATGGAGATATCAGACAGGCTCACCGTGCTGCGCAAGGGCGTAAACATCGGCACTGTGCCTGCAAAGGGCATCTCAAAAGAACAAATCGCGGAAATGATGGTCGGGCATCAGCTCCATGGCATAACCCTCTCTCCTGACAGGCCGGCGCCTGGCGGCACTATGCTTGAATGCAGCGGCATCTGTGCGAAAAACGACAGGAACATACCGGCGCTCACAGACCTTTCGCTCTCGATACGCGCCGGCGAGATACTCGGTGTGGCAGGCGTCGACGGCAACGGGCAGGATGAGCTTTGTGATGTCATTGCAGGGTTGCGGGTTCCTGAAAGCGGCCGGGTCATAGTCGGCGGCAAAGACTTAACAGGCAGGTGTACCCGTGATTTTATAGGTTCAGGCATAAGCTATATCCCTGCAGACAGGAAGGGGGTCGGTCTCATCCCAAACATGAATTTAGAGGAAAATATGCCTCTCAAAAACTATTGGGAACCGCCTGTCGAAATAAAAAAATTTTTCATGGATTGGAAATACATTTCCGGATTTGCTGAGGAGCGCGTCAAAAAATACGACGTCAGCGCTCCTTCGATGCGTGCGCCTGTACGAGTACTCTCAGGAGGAAACCTCCAGAAACTCATGCTGTCAAGAGAGATATCCGACGACACAAAGGTCATAATCGCAATGCAGCCGACCTGGGGCCTTGATGTGGGAGCCACGGAGTTCGTACACCAGCGTCTCATGGAGGCACGCGACAGAGGTGTCGCCATACTGCTCATATCGAAAGACCTTCAGGAACTTCAGTCGATCTCCGACAGGATCGCAGTCATGTACTGCGGTTCTGTGACAGGAATCATAGATGATCCCCAGAACACGGATGCAGAGACCCTCGGCCTTATGATGGCAGGCATCAAAGTTTAA
- a CDS encoding DMT family transporter — protein MKFKGKNLVYLTALFVIFIWSITFVSTKVLLRFLSPTEILVYRYIIAYLIFVVSDPKFIKPRSVREECIFALAGFLGITLYFLCENFALSYSTASNVALLVSTAPMLTGVVAHFMTKNEKITKNFLWGCVFGLAGVFLLVFNGHFVLKLNPIGDFLAIGAALSFAFYSIVIRDINKSYSLAVITRKSFFYSLVSLVPLLFTQAFHWRPDVLMRFDVMANLIFLGVFASAVCFLLWNKVIWSLGAVKANNLMYLSPPMAIIAATVVLNERITLFYIIGGLLVLTGVYISQKA, from the coding sequence ATGAAATTCAAAGGAAAAAACCTTGTTTACCTGACAGCACTGTTTGTAATATTTATCTGGAGCATAACTTTTGTATCAACAAAAGTACTCCTCAGATTCCTATCTCCCACAGAGATACTTGTCTACCGGTATATAATTGCCTATCTGATATTCGTGGTATCAGACCCGAAATTCATCAAGCCGAGGAGCGTACGGGAGGAATGTATTTTTGCCCTTGCCGGATTTTTAGGTATCACGCTCTATTTTCTATGTGAAAATTTTGCGCTCTCATACAGCACAGCGTCAAACGTTGCGTTGCTGGTCTCCACTGCACCGATGCTTACCGGCGTAGTCGCTCATTTTATGACGAAGAACGAAAAAATCACAAAAAATTTCCTCTGGGGCTGTGTATTCGGTCTTGCCGGAGTTTTTCTGCTCGTGTTCAATGGGCATTTTGTCCTGAAACTGAACCCGATCGGCGATTTTCTGGCCATAGGAGCGGCGCTCTCGTTTGCGTTCTACTCTATCGTGATAAGGGATATCAATAAGAGCTACTCTTTGGCTGTAATCACCAGAAAGAGTTTTTTTTATTCCCTTGTGTCGCTGGTACCGCTGCTTTTTACCCAGGCTTTTCACTGGAGGCCGGATGTTTTGATGCGCTTTGATGTCATGGCGAACCTTATTTTCCTCGGAGTGTTTGCCTCCGCCGTCTGTTTCCTGCTTTGGAACAAAGTCATCTGGAGTCTGGGCGCTGTCAAGGCGAACAACCTTATGTACCTATCGCCGCCTATGGCAATTATAGCCGCGACGGTTGTCCTGAACGAAAGGATCACGTTATTTTATATAATTGGCGGACTGCTGGTGCTGACAGGGGTTTATATTTCACAAAAAGCCTGA
- a CDS encoding serine O-acetyltransferase, which translates to MTAWEYIKSDFEAAMRNDPAIPRGFRGVLEVVFCTPGFLAITCHRGLHFLHSTMHLPVIPRFLSLIVRWWTGVEIHPGAEIGSGFFIDHGAGVVIGETAIVGDNVTLYQGVTLGGTGNEKGKKRHPTLESNVFVGSGAKILGPITIGANSRIGANSAVLKDVPRNATVTGMRARIVKIDGKRINECSACINPEELWAKIFRLEEELFLLKREVRHLKGEEGPESGPRADVEVEVRHRP; encoded by the coding sequence ATGACAGCATGGGAGTACATAAAAAGCGATTTTGAAGCGGCAATGAGAAATGACCCCGCGATCCCGCGCGGATTCCGCGGAGTATTGGAAGTGGTTTTCTGCACACCGGGATTTTTGGCCATAACCTGTCACAGGGGGCTGCACTTTCTTCATTCAACGATGCATTTGCCCGTTATACCCCGTTTTCTCTCCCTTATCGTCAGATGGTGGACCGGGGTGGAGATACATCCTGGCGCTGAGATAGGCAGCGGCTTCTTCATAGACCATGGGGCCGGCGTCGTAATAGGCGAGACAGCTATTGTCGGAGACAACGTAACTCTCTATCAGGGAGTCACTCTCGGCGGCACAGGCAACGAAAAAGGGAAAAAACGCCATCCTACGCTGGAATCCAATGTCTTCGTAGGAAGCGGGGCAAAGATATTAGGTCCTATAACCATCGGAGCTAATTCACGTATCGGAGCTAACAGCGCCGTGCTGAAGGATGTTCCGCGCAACGCGACCGTTACCGGCATGAGGGCACGTATAGTCAAGATAGACGGCAAAAGGATCAATGAATGCTCTGCCTGCATCAACCCGGAGGAACTCTGGGCAAAGATATTCCGCCTCGAAGAAGAGTTATTTCTACTGAAGAGGGAGGTACGGCATCTAAAGGGTGAAGAGGGACCCGAAAGTGGACCTCGTGCTGACGTGGAGGTCGAAGTGAGACATCGGCCTTAG
- a CDS encoding methionine ABC transporter ATP-binding protein: MIHIKGLGKYYSDMKVLQDISLDVEQGDVFGIVGHSGAGKSTLLRCLNGLEDYSEGSVRVMGHEVCELTPDKLKELRREMGMIFQNFNLMNRKNVYQNIMFPLEVWGVPKKEATARVEELLALVGLTEKRDEKIRNLSGGQKQRIGIARALALKPKILLCDEATSALDPKTTISILELLMDINMKLGVTIVVVTHQMEVVKMVCNKVTILDGGRIVASGETDNLFLAPGEELRKLIHDDYTIIPSGTNIRLVFPREIANESIITSMARELDTNFSVVGGRIERYRNDIMGFLIINVADKDLDRVLQWLKNKGMVWEVMKDGE; encoded by the coding sequence ATGATACACATTAAAGGACTTGGGAAATATTACAGCGATATGAAGGTGCTTCAGGATATTTCCCTGGATGTTGAGCAGGGTGATGTTTTCGGCATCGTCGGGCACTCCGGTGCAGGCAAGTCAACGCTGCTGCGCTGTCTCAACGGTCTTGAGGACTACAGCGAGGGCTCCGTCAGGGTTATGGGACATGAGGTCTGCGAGCTTACGCCGGATAAGCTGAAGGAGCTGCGCCGTGAGATGGGTATGATTTTCCAGAACTTCAACCTCATGAACAGGAAGAACGTCTACCAGAACATAATGTTTCCGCTCGAAGTCTGGGGTGTTCCCAAAAAAGAGGCAACCGCGCGCGTGGAGGAGCTCCTGGCGCTTGTCGGGCTCACGGAGAAACGCGACGAAAAGATACGGAACCTCAGCGGAGGGCAGAAACAGCGCATAGGTATTGCAAGGGCGCTCGCACTGAAGCCAAAGATACTCCTATGTGACGAGGCTACCTCTGCACTCGACCCAAAAACGACGATCTCAATACTCGAACTACTGATGGATATCAATATGAAGCTTGGAGTGACTATTGTCGTTGTGACGCACCAAATGGAGGTTGTGAAGATGGTCTGCAACAAAGTGACCATACTCGATGGAGGCAGGATCGTGGCTTCCGGCGAGACGGACAATCTCTTTCTGGCACCGGGCGAGGAACTGCGCAAGCTCATCCACGACGACTACACGATCATACCGTCCGGCACAAATATAAGGCTTGTCTTTCCGCGAGAGATAGCGAATGAGAGTATTATCACAAGTATGGCGCGCGAACTTGACACGAACTTTTCCGTCGTGGGTGGAAGGATAGAGAGATACCGGAACGATATTATGGGATTCCTCATCATAAATGTAGCAGATAAAGACCTTGACAGGGTCCTTCAATGGCTTAAAAACAAAGGTATGGTATGGGAGGTAATGAAAGATGGTGAATGA
- a CDS encoding ABC transporter permease encodes MVNELLYALWETVYMVALSTLFSGIFGFGVAIVMILTGANGLRPNRAVYSTLSLIVNLLRSFPFIILMIAIIPLTRLIAGTSIGSTASIVPLTIAATPFVARLMEGSLLEVDPGVIEAARSFGAGDMQIVFGVMVREAMPSIVLNWAVVAINLLGYSAMAGVVGGGGLGDLAIKYGYNRFQTDVMIYSVVILIIIVQIIQSIGNAMYERIK; translated from the coding sequence ATGGTGAATGAGCTTCTGTATGCACTCTGGGAAACGGTCTATATGGTCGCACTCTCGACGCTTTTTTCGGGAATTTTCGGTTTTGGGGTCGCGATAGTTATGATACTGACAGGTGCAAACGGACTCAGGCCCAACAGGGCCGTATACTCGACACTGAGTCTTATTGTCAACCTGCTGCGCTCGTTCCCTTTCATCATCCTGATGATTGCGATAATCCCGCTCACAAGGCTGATAGCGGGGACTTCGATAGGGAGCACTGCGTCAATAGTCCCGCTTACTATTGCAGCTACGCCGTTTGTCGCCCGTCTTATGGAGGGCAGCCTGCTTGAAGTCGACCCGGGAGTTATTGAGGCGGCGCGTTCCTTCGGCGCAGGCGATATGCAGATCGTCTTCGGCGTAATGGTGAGGGAGGCAATGCCATCAATAGTCCTTAACTGGGCGGTAGTCGCTATAAATCTTCTCGGATACTCGGCTATGGCCGGTGTCGTGGGCGGCGGCGGACTTGGCGACCTGGCCATAAAGTATGGCTACAACAGGTTTCAGACGGACGTCATGATCTACTCCGTCGTGATACTGATAATCATCGTTCAGATTATACAGAGTATCGGCAATGCAATGTATGAACGGATAAAATAG